Proteins encoded within one genomic window of Heptranchias perlo isolate sHepPer1 chromosome 35, sHepPer1.hap1, whole genome shotgun sequence:
- the LOC137302233 gene encoding zona pellucida sperm-binding protein 3-like, producing MTNHMPLKLYIDSCAATLSPDKDSTPRYNIIDYHGCLLDSKAEDSFSTFVLPRGERELDKLQFDLDAFRFFGDDRSLIFITCHLKVAAVDRRDSMNKACTFQRIDQ from the exons atgaccaaccacatgcccttgaagctctacattgacagctgtgcagctacattgagcccagacaaggattccaccccaagatacaacatcattgactaccatgg ttgcctcctggacagcaaagctgaggactccttttcaacctttgtgttgccaagaggtgaacgtgagctggacaaactccagtttgacctggatgcgttccgcttctttggagatgaccgttccttg attttcatcacctgtcacctgaaagttgctgcagtggatcggagagattccatgaacaaagcttgtactttcca AAGAATCGACCAATGA